One genomic window of Vidua macroura isolate BioBank_ID:100142 chromosome 16, ASM2450914v1, whole genome shotgun sequence includes the following:
- the CHTF18 gene encoding chromosome transmission fidelity protein 18 homolog — protein MAGTEAGPEDGAEDGFYERFADELEVLAELGDEPSPPAGPKTSQFRDKRQPPEEPDVPGDSPGGTGAKKRDRDCVPAVSPPAAEPRTPKPKRQRLEAVKKLDFGADDELAPDASWDGGPEAPLAPHNTSSNHLEMSGMIPLQTTPPLEKKRVLRRPPVLEDYINVTSTQGTRVFLVLRDDPCRAGLELPDSLGWNARRPLHLLGVPFSYLKEQVDQERCRQVLEASQQLTEIINSCLGSEPSAESPDASMDTAPAAQEEPASHCLWVDKFTPQRYMELLSDDYTNRCLLKWLKLWDTVVFGKDKAGKKPKPSPAAHAPLSHPKEHPNKWKTKVQLTEEMLEAELDQHKRPKHKVALLCGPPGLGKTTLAHVIARHAGYNAVEMNASDDRSPEVFQTRIEAATQMRSVLGSHERPNCLIIDEIDGAPAASINVLLAIIQRKDGEGEAGAGRRRRREGGLLLRPIICICNDQFVPALRPLRQQSFLLSFPRTAPSRLAQRLSEIALRQGMRADTGALLALCEKTDSDIRSCINTLQFLHGRGQKELSVQMVQTMRIGLKDQNKGLFSIWQEIFQLPRPQRHRMGMDPSLPAQLLLGDEDLSHPGGSGGFNSSSHRFHHILHLSISSGEQEKLAQGLFENFLNMKVRDSSLASVCLALEWLGFSDLLGRAVLQGQSFQLLRYLPFLPVAFHLLFAAAAVPRLAYPSSEPEAVAKLSQMQNLLLSMVSGIAPGARSRAGQQALVLDVLCLLLDIIAPKLRPVNTQLYSLKEKQQLAELISTMLTYNLTYLQERLPEGQYVFKLDPNVEAVCRFPELPARRQLSYQAKQLIAREIELEKMRRTEAKNLAQDPGNGPGEERGDAEPAGTPNHQQRLEHIVRRAVLQDKPELDFFGRPLQRKEAATAPAPRLSKEESLELQMGKAVGRSDVWFRFNEGFSNAVRRNLYIRDLL, from the exons aTGGCGGGCACCGAGGCCGGGCCCGAGGATGGCGCCGAGGATGGCTTCTACGAGCGCTTCGCCGAcgagctggaggtgctggccGAGCTGGGAG ATGAGCCCTCCCCACCCGCCGGCCCCAAAACATCCCAGTTCCGGGACAAGAGGCAGCCGCCGGAGGAGCCCGACGTCCCCGGGGATTCTCCCGGGGGCACCGGCGCCAAGAAGAGGGACCGGGACTGTGTCCCCGCCGTGTCGCCGCCAGCAGCCGAACCCCGCA CCCCGAAGCCGAAGCGGCAGCGCCTGGAAGCTGTTAAGAAGCTCGATTTCGGTGCAGACGATGAGCTGGCTCCGGATGCCTCCTGGGATGGTGGCCCAGAGGCACCTCTGGCTCCCCACAATACCAG CTCGAACCACCTGGAGATGAGTGGGATGATCCCCCTGCAGACCACACCACCCTTGGAGAAGAAGAGGGTCCTGAGGAGACCCCCCGTCCTGGAGGATTACATCAACGTGACATCCACCCAGGGCACCAGGGTCTTCCTGGTGCTGAGGGACgatccctgcagggcagggctggag CTCCCGGATTCCCTGGGCTGGAACGCTCGCAGGCCGCTCCACTTGCTGGGGGTGCCCTTCTCCTACCTGAAGGAGCAGGTGGATCAGGAG CGTTGCAGGCAGGTTCTGGAGGCCTCCCAGCAGCTGACAGAGATCATAAACAG TTGCCTGGGGAGCGAGCCCAGCGCTGAGAGCCCGGATGCCAGCATGGACACggctccagcagcccaggaggAGCCTGCATCCCACTGCCTCTGGGTGGACAAGTTCACCCCCCAGCGCTACATGGAGCTGCTCAGTGATGAT tACACCAACCGCTGCCTGCTGAAGTGGCTCAAGCTGTGGGACACGGTGGTGTTCGGCAAGGACAAGGCTGGCAAGAAGCccaagcccagccctgcagctcatgCCCCGCTCAGCCATCCCAAGGAGCATCCCAACAAGTGGAAAACCAAGGTCCAGCTCACCGAGGAGATGCTGGAGGCCGAGCTGGACCAGCACAAGAGACCCAAACACAAG gtggccCTGCTCTGTGGGCCCCCTGGCCTGGGCAAGACCACGCTGGCCCACGTCATCGCCAGGCACGCGGGGTACAACGCCGTGGAGATGAACGCCAG CGATGACCGCAGCCCCGAGGTGTTCCAGACCCGCATTGAAGCTGCCACCCAGATGAGGTCGGTGCTGGGCTCCCACGAGAGGCCCAACTGCCTCATCATCGACGAGATCGACGGCGCGCCCGCG GCCTCCATCAACGTCCTGCTGGCCATCATCCAGCGGAAGGACGGCGAGGGCgaggcgggcgcggggcggcggcggcggcgcgagGGGGGGCTCCTGCTCCGACCCATCATCTGCATCTGCAATGACCA GTTCGTGCCCGCGCTGCGCCCGCTCCGGCAGCAATCCTTCCTGCTCAGCTTCCCCCGCACCGCTCCCTCCCGGCTCGCCCAGCGCCTCAGCGAG ATCGCGCTCCGGCAGGGAATGCGGGCGGACACGGGCGCGCTGCTGGCGCTCTGCGAGAAAACCGACAGCGACATCCGCTCCTGCATCAACaccctgcag ttCCTGCACGGCCGAGGGCAGAAGGAGCTGAGTGTGCAGATGGTGCAGACCATGAGGATTGGCCTGAAGGACCAGAACAAGGGGCTCTTCTCCATCTGGCAAGAGATCTTCCAGCTCCCCAGGCCCCAGAG GCATAGGATGGGAATGGACCCCTCtttgccagcccagctcctgctgggggaCGAGGACCTGTCCCAccctgggggctcagggggctTCAATTCCTCCTCGCACCGCTTCCACCACATCCTGCACCTCTCCATCTCCTCGggagagcaggagaagctggcccag GGCCTGTTTGAGAACTTCCTGAACATGAAGGTGCGGGATTCCAGCCTGGCCTCCGTGTGCCTGGCCCTGGAGTGGCTGGGCTTCTCCGACCTGCTGGGCCGGGCCgtgctgcaggggcagagcttCCAGCTGCTGCGCTACCTGCCCTTCCTGCCCGTGGCTTTCCACCTGCTCTTCGCGGCCGCCGCCGTGCCCCGGCTGGCCTACCCCAGCAGCGAGCCCGAG gccGTGGCCAAGCTGAGCCAGATGCAGAACCTGCTGCTGTCCATGGTGTCGGGGATCGCGCCCGGCGCCCGCAGCCGTGCGGGGCAGCAGGCGCTGGTGCTGGAcgtgctgtgcctgctgctggacATCATCGCCCCCAAACTGCGGCCC GTGAACACGCAGCTCTACAGCctgaaggagaagcagcagctggctgagcTCATCAGCACCATGCTCACCTACAACCTCACCTACCTGCAGGAGCGCCTGCCCGAGGGCCAGTACGTCTTCAAGCTGGATCC GAACGTGGAAGCCGTGTGCCGCTTCCCGGAGCTGCCGGCCCGCAGGCAGCTCAGCTACCAGGCCAAGCAGCTCATTGCCAGGGAGATCGAGCTGGAGAAGATGAGGAGGACAGAGGCCAAGAACCTGGCCCAG GATCCCGGGAATGGCCCCGGGGAGGAGCGAGGGGACGCGGAGCCAGCGGGGACCCCCAACCACCAGCAGCGCCTGGAGCACATCGTGaggagagcagtgctgcaggacaAG cctgagctggatttttttgggaggCCACTCCAGCGGAAAGAGGCGGCCACGGCCCCGG cccctcggCTTTCCAAGGAGgaatccctggagctgcagatggGCAAGGCCGTGGGCAGGAGCGACGTCTGGTTCCGCTTCAACGAGGGCTTCTCCAACGCTGTCAGGAGGAACCTTTACATCAGGGACCTGCTCTAG
- the GNG13 gene encoding guanine nucleotide-binding protein G(I)/G(S)/G(O) subunit gamma-13: protein MDEWDLPQWKKEVESLKYQLAYKREMSSKTIPEFVKWIEDGIPEDPFLNPELMKNNPWVEKGKCIIL from the exons ATGGACGAGTGGGATCTCCCACAATGGAAAAAAGAGGTGGAAAGCCTCAAGTACCAGCTGGCCTACAAGAGGGAGATGTCCTCCAAGACCATACCGGA GTTCGTGAAGTGGATCGAGGACGGAATTCCCGAGGATCCCTTCCTGAACCCGGAGCTGATGAAGAACAACCCCTGGGTGGAGAAAGGCAAATGCATCATCCTCTGA